From the Prochlorococcus marinus str. AS9601 genome, the window AAGACAAATGAGCTTACTAAATACTCCTCCTCCATCAAGAAGATCAATAAAAACCTATTTAGCTGAAATAGATATGGATGTTATAAGAACTGCCATTAATCAAGAACTTGATAGGGGAGGTCAAATTTTTTATGTTCTTCCAAGAATTTCTGATATTAATCAAGCTTTAAATAAATTAAAAAATATTTTTCCAAGCTTAAAATTTATTGTTGCTCATGGGCAAATGAACGAAACAGAGCTTGAAAATGCAATGATTGCTTTTAATAATGGAGAAGTAGATCTTATGATATGCACAACAATAATTGAAAGTGGATTAGACATACCTAAAGTAAATACAATCATTATTGAAGATTCTCACAAATTTGGCCTTTCACAACTTTATCAACTTAGAGGAAGAGTTGGTAGAAGCAGTGTACAAGCACATGCTTGGTTGTTTTATCCAGATATAAATAAAATTAATGACGCTGCAAAACAAAGATTGAAAGCTATAAAAGATTTTTCAGAACTAGGAAGTGGTTACCAACTTGCAATGAAAGATATGGAAATAAGAGGTGTTGGTAGTTTATTAGGAGAAGAACAAAGTGGAAAGGTTAATGCTATTGGATATGATTTATATATAGAAATGCTCCATGAGGCTATTTCAGAAATCAGTGGGCAAGAGATACCTGAAGTTAACGATACTCAAATTGATTTACCAATAAATGCTTTTATACCTGCAACATGGATATTAAACAGAGAAGAGAAGCTTGAGGCTTACAAATCTGCTACTGAATGTTCAAAAAATGATGAATTAACTGAATTAGCTACAGACTGGGTAAATAGATATGGAAACTTACCCAAACCTGTTGAGTCCTTAATTATGATAATGAGACTAAAATTACTAGCTAAAAAATGTGGTTTTAGTAAGATCAAGCTCAAAAAGCCAAACATCTTGATAGAGACAAAATTAAAAAATTCTACTTTTAAAATTCTTAAAAATTCTTTGGCAAGTAGTGTTCAAAATAAATTTAATTTTAATGAAGGCGAACAATTATCAATCATCACTATAAGGGGTTTAGGTGCAACTGAAATTCAAAATCAAATTGATCAACTTATGTTGTGGTTCGAATCTTTTGAAAGAGAAATAAAGAATTTCGATAAAGAACTTCTTATGAAAAAAGAATAAATTATTAAATAATTATTTAAAATCCGCGAATATGTATGATTTCGGTTAGGTTTATAAAAATTTATTTGTTTTATGGGTGAATATATAGACGTCGGAATACAAACTTCGATTTTACCCTTATCTATTATTCTTTCATCAATTGTACTTGGTATATTTGCATTATTTGGAGAGGAAACAGAAAATGATGATGATGATTCTGATTCAGGAAGTGGTGGCTTGATGCAACCTATTTGAAATTATTTATAACTTATTTGTTTAGACTTTCTTTTAGATACTCTAATTAACCTATAAAAAGAACCTACCATTAAGATCATAGCCGCAAAAGAAGAGGAAAATATAAAAACCACCAAGAATATTTCATAGAGATAAGAAAAGAGATCAATAATTAATAAAAAAGATTTATTAACAGTAATAGGTATGTTTTGTAGCAGTAATTTTTTATTAGGAATTAAATAATTTATATAAATCAATAAAACACTTAAAATAAATAAAAAGAAAGATTCAGTAAATAGTCGTTTTTTAGTTTTTCTTCTTAAATTTAATTTTTTTTTAAATATATATTTATCAGATTTATTATTCAAATTTGGGATTTTTAAATCTGCCATACATCAATGCTCTAAGAATAAATTTGAATTACTCTGAAAAGAAATTAACCTATAGTATCGTGTTTGTATTTAAGATGCTAATCACTCTTTATTCAGGGTTTATTAGTTCTTTTTCTTCAATATTTTCAAAAGGACTATAAAAATAAATAAAAGAAGAAGAAAATAGAATTAAAGAGCAAATTGCAATAAAAGGTGGAATAAAGAAATTGTAAAATTTAACTTTTTTATTTAACCCAAATCTTAATTTTCTGGGAATGTTAGTAGTAATATCAGTTTTTTTAATTTTTACTTTAGGAGATTCATTTAACTGATCAAAACAATTTATGGTGTCTGAAAGCAATGAATTACCAATCTTTAGAACTAAAGGCTTTACATTTGCTTTAGAGCTCTTGAGAACAATATTATGTATGTTTAGATTATCGGCTTTTATATCTATTAATTGAGACTCATAAATTGGGATTTCATTTTTGATTAAAAGATTTGAATAAATATAAAAAGCATCCATAATAGGCCCTAAATGTTCAATTTTGCCTTCTATAAGTGGTTTATCAACTATGGTTAATTTCCATTGAGAAATTATAGATATTTGATCTTTATTTTCATTATTAGAATAATCTGGCAATCCGATTATTTCGAGACTTACTGAAGATTGATGAAATGACAATTTATTTTGCATCATATTAAAAATCGTATAAAAAATTCTTCAACTTTTGATAACCCTGATTTGAAATACAAAAAGATAAAATAAGCAAAAATTTTATTATAGTCTCATCATTTTCATCTTGATTTAAAAGCTTTTTCACTCTAATACTATCTACATTAAATCTCTCTTTAATCAACTCAATAAATCTCTTATTAAAATCATTCCAAATAATTGAATTCTTTTTAATATCTTCTTTAGATTTTAGTATCTCTCTGATATAAGGATATAAATATTTAGACATTTCAACAGTGATTTTAATTAAGGCATCGAATTCGTTTACTTTAATATTGTTGTTAACATAAGATTTTCTCAATGGATTATTATTCCTTAATTTCCAAATAGTAATTTTATTTGGCAAAACATCATTTAAATCAAGTTTATTTGATATAGCGTAAAGAGATTGAATACCATTTAAATCAATAGTTTCTAGGATTAATAATAATAAATCAAGCTTCTCTATAGATTGTCTTGATACCTGTTTTCCCTTAGTTAAATCTTTAATTGTTCTCGATTAAGATATAGGTGAATTATAACAGTATTATTAATCCATTTTTTGAAATAAAAATGAATATAACTTATCTAGTTCTTCAATAGTTAGCATTCCATAACTCCATAATAATATTGGTAATGGAGTGTTATTTTTTATAGATAATTTAATACCAAGTTCAATAGTAGATTCATCTAAACCTAATACATTAAATAAATAATTTATCATTTCTCTAGATACATAATTATTCATGAATTTTATTTAATACTTGCATAGATTAGAGATTTAGTCATTTGATTTAGGACTAATTTTCTTGTAAAAAGAAATTTATTTAAAAGTAAAAATGAAAATTTCCTTATTGGAAATAAAAAAACGTTACTATTAGCAAAAATTGTTATCAATGAGTCAGTTATAAAAATAGTGACGATAATATCTAAAATTCTGCTTGAAAAATACTTAAATTTAAATAATATCAATTGCAATTTAGTAATAGCAGTATTTTTATTGAAAAGATCATAAATAGTATTAACATCTCTCCAACAAGTATTTAGACCCTGACCACCAACAGGATGAAATGTATGAAATGCATCTCCTACAAAAACTAATTTTTTAAAATTTAAAACTGGTAAATTCAAGGATAATGAAACAGGAAAAATATTAAATTCGCCAATTATTTGATCCAACTTAAATTCATCAGGCAAGATTGTTGATAAATTATCCATTAAAAAATTCTTGTCAGAATTCAACCTTTCAATTGCCTTTAATGTACTGGAAGTCCAAATTACTTGATATAAGTTTTTTTCTAAAGGTAATAATGCAAGTGGGCCTTCTTTTCTAAAAATTTCATAAGCACGTTTTTCACAATGACCTCTAAGAGAAACTTTAAAAGTTAAACAAGACTGACTATAAGATTTTTTTATATCAATAAAATCTATGACTTTTTTATCAAGTGAGTTTGCTCCTGTAGAAAAGAATTGATAATCAAATAATATTTTTTTACGTAACAATCTCTGTGGTGTCGTAAAAAAAATATTTTCATAATTATCAATCTCTTGAAAAAATACTTTCATGAGATCCGAATGTTTAACTACCCAGCCAATATTTTCAGCAGAACTTATATCATCATCCAAGTCAGAAGTTGATAAATTGGTAAAAGCAGAAGTTACGCTATCTGAAATTGAAAGAGTATCAAACCCAAATAAAAATGGTTCTAATTTTTCCCAAAGTCTGAATTTAGATAAGATTTTTCTCGTTGAGTGAGTAATTGCATAAGTTTTATCTTTATCAATTAATCTATCTTTTGTTAATAAATCAGTTAAAAAAATATTGCAATCAAATTTTGAAAGTGCAATTGAAAGTAATAAACCTGTAGGACCTGTTCCAACAATTTTAAAATTGAACTTATTTTTCATCAGATTGTATAATTATCAACTACCTATTCAGATAAATATAGCAAATTTCTTCAAATGCTGGTCTTAATAAATAAGGGTACTCACCAACCCATAAATTAATTTCAGGAAGCCAAGCATCTGTCAAATAAAAATCTCTGTCAAAATTACGGTTATCAGATGTTATTAAACATCTAATACTCGAACCCACCCTAATTTGACTGTGCTTATTTTCCATGGGAAAACTTAATTTTTTCAAATAACCATCTTCATCTTCTAATTCAAGTACTAACCAAGTCCTTTTGTTTTCGATAACTTCTAATCGACCTTGCCTATTGGATTGTTCTCTAGAACTTTCAATCTTTTCTGTTTTATAGATATCTGATACGTAGCCATCAAATAAAGAAAAAAATTTATATTTTCTTAATTGCAAATTTTTTCTACTTGATTCGAGAATAGGGCCCCAGATGATATACAAAAAGAAACCTACACATAGGAATAACCAGAAATTATTAGTTTGATCTCCAGTCGAACTAATAATTAATGAGATAAATCCACCAATTGAAGAAACTATTACTCTTTGAAGAATTTTTCTCGGGTTCCCCAACGCGTACTTAAATTGACTTCCTGTACCTACTGCAGGAATAAGTTTTGAAATTTGACTTGAATTAATTGGAATTATCATTTTAAAAAATCAATTTTTCAAGTCCGTAAATTAGAGTTTCATAATTACCAATTTTTTTAATAGCCTGTAAAACCCCTGGCATATATGCCTTTCTATCAATAGTGTCATGTTTAATTGTGTAAGTTTCACCTGGAGATCCCATAATTACTAACTGATGAGCTAATAATCCTGGTAATCGTACAGAATGTATATTAATTCCTGAATCTCTGAGCCCACCCCGTACACCTTTCAATGACTCAGACTCTTTTACTAAATTCTGATTAAATTTCTTTGGATATTCTTCAATCATTTCTGCAGTTTTTATACACGTACCACTAGGGGAATCAGCTTTTTGATTATGATGCATCTCTATCAATTCAATATTGTCATAAAACCTCGCAGCTACTGATGCCGCCTGCTGAAGAAGAACCATACCTACTGAAAAATTAGGAATTATTGCACAACCAACCGATGCTTTCTGAGCAAAAACAGACAAATCTTGTATTTGCGAAGGGCTTAGACCTGTAGTTCCTACTACTGGTGATACCCCATACGCAATAGCTGATCTGGTATTTTCATATACAGAATCAGGATGAGTAAAATCAACTAGCACAGGTTTGATTTTTTCATTTCTAAAATCTTGACTAACGGAACATAAAGTCCCTTCAAAATCATTTGAAACAAAAACATCACAATTTTTTACTTTCAATAATTCAGAAATATTTGAGCCATTGTTTTTTTCGTTTATGTCAATTGCCGCGACAAGTTCACAATCTGTAGAATTTAATACAGTATTAACAACTTCGCTACCCATTCTGCCTAAAGCTCCGGAAACTAGTACTGGTATGGGTTTTGTAGAATTTTTAATCATTTTTTTTAAAAAATTTTTTTTAAAGGTTGTTACACGCTATTTATATTGCACACAATAACGTCTTTTCGTTCGTAGGCTGGTAGAAATACTTAAAGAAAATCAATGTTTACGCAGGTCCGCTCAGCAAACCGCAGAGTATCTCCTGTTGAGGATAACAAACACAAAGTTGTAATAAAAGCAGTTTATGTTGTCCTTGAGCCACAATACCAAAATTCCTTAACGGAAGCTGCAAAGTCAATAAATAAGATGAATGGGCCAATAGGTATAGACCTTAGCGGCTATCTCATAGAAGAACTTAGGAATGATAGTAATTTTGAAGATTTCAAAGAAGATGTAGCTAATGCAGATATATTTGTAGCTTCTCTAATTTTCATTGAAGACCTTGCTCAAAAAGTGGTTGATGCAGTATCTCCATATAAAAACAAACTTAAAGCATCAATTGTTTTTCCCTCCATGCCAGAGGTAATGAGATTAAATAAGTTAGGTTCATTTAGTATGGCCCAACTTGGTCAATCTAAAAGTATTATTGGAGATTTAATAAAAAAGAAAAAAGAATCTGATGGAGCTAGTTTCCAAGATTCAATGTTGAAGTTATTAAATACACTACCTTCAATACTTAAATATCTACCAGTAGAAAAAGCTCAAGATGCTAGAACATTTATTCTGAGTTTTCAGTACTGGTTAGGTGGTACCACTGAAAACTTAAAAAACTTCTTGTTAATGATTTCTGAAAAGTACGCTGTTTCAGAAATAATAAAAGATCAAATAGAAGAATTCAAAATTCAAGACCCAGAAACATTCCCAGATTTAGGAATTTGGCATCCTCTTGCTCCTTGCATGTTTGAAAGTCTTAAAGAATATCAAAATTGGGAAAATAATAGGAAAGATATAAATCCTAAAAATGACAAAACTCCAACAATAGGTCTAGTGCTTCAAAGGAGTCATATAGTTACGGGAGATGATGCTCATTACGTTGCTGTTATTCAAGAATTGGAATATAGAGGTGCGAGGGTACTACCTATATTCTGTGGAGGTCTAGATTTTTCTAAACCAGTTAATGAATTTTATTATGATTCCATAAATAAGAATCAACCTATTGTAGACGGAGTTGTATCTCTAACAGGATTTGCTCTAGTTGGTGGGCCAGCAAGACAAGATCATCCTAAAGCTATTGAAGCCCTAAAAAGGTTAAACAGACCCTATATGGTTGCACTTCCATTAGTCTTTCAAACCACACAAGAATGGGAAGATAGTGATCTAGGGTTACACCCAGTTCAAGTAGCACTTCAAATTGCGATTCCAGAGCTTGATGGTGCTATTGAACCTATTATTCTCTCAGGTCGTGATGATGCTACAGGTAAGGCGCATACGCTCCAAGATCGAGTTGATGTAATAGCTGAAAGAGCCATAAAATGGTCAACATTAAGAGTCAAACAAAGAAAGGACAAAAAATTAGCCATCACAGTATTTAGTTTTCCACCAGACAAAGGAAATGTTGGTACGGCAGCATATTTAAATGTTTTCGGTTCAATTTATAGAGTACTCCTTGAAATGAAATCGAAAGGATATCAAATAGATGAACTCCCAAGTAATTCAAAAGAATTAATGGAAAAAGTAATTAATAACCCTGAAGCAATGGACGGCTCTCCCGAGTTAAATATTGCTCATAAAATGTCAGTAAAAGAATACGAAGAGTTCACACCATATTCACAAAGACTTGAAGAGAATTGGGGTAAACCTCCTGGGAACCTAAATAGTGAC encodes:
- a CDS encoding DUF2949 domain-containing protein, with the translated sequence MNNYVSREMINYLFNVLGLDESTIELGIKLSIKNNTPLPILLWSYGMLTIEELDKLYSFLFQKMD
- a CDS encoding FAD-dependent monooxygenase, producing MKNKFNFKIVGTGPTGLLLSIALSKFDCNIFLTDLLTKDRLIDKDKTYAITHSTRKILSKFRLWEKLEPFLFGFDTLSISDSVTSAFTNLSTSDLDDDISSAENIGWVVKHSDLMKVFFQEIDNYENIFFTTPQRLLRKKILFDYQFFSTGANSLDKKVIDFIDIKKSYSQSCLTFKVSLRGHCEKRAYEIFRKEGPLALLPLEKNLYQVIWTSSTLKAIERLNSDKNFLMDNLSTILPDEFKLDQIIGEFNIFPVSLSLNLPVLNFKKLVFVGDAFHTFHPVGGQGLNTCWRDVNTIYDLFNKNTAITKLQLILFKFKYFSSRILDIIVTIFITDSLITIFANSNVFLFPIRKFSFLLLNKFLFTRKLVLNQMTKSLIYASIK
- a CDS encoding DUF3038 domain-containing protein — encoded protein: MKDLTKGKQVSRQSIEKLDLLLLILETIDLNGIQSLYAISNKLDLNDVLPNKITIWKLRNNNPLRKSYVNNNIKVNEFDALIKITVEMSKYLYPYIREILKSKEDIKKNSIIWNDFNKRFIELIKERFNVDSIRVKKLLNQDENDETIIKFLLILSFCISNQGYQKLKNFLYDF
- the dapB gene encoding 4-hydroxy-tetrahydrodipicolinate reductase, giving the protein MIKNSTKPIPVLVSGALGRMGSEVVNTVLNSTDCELVAAIDINEKNNGSNISELLKVKNCDVFVSNDFEGTLCSVSQDFRNEKIKPVLVDFTHPDSVYENTRSAIAYGVSPVVGTTGLSPSQIQDLSVFAQKASVGCAIIPNFSVGMVLLQQAASVAARFYDNIELIEMHHNQKADSPSGTCIKTAEMIEEYPKKFNQNLVKESESLKGVRGGLRDSGINIHSVRLPGLLAHQLVIMGSPGETYTIKHDTIDRKAYMPGVLQAIKKIGNYETLIYGLEKLIF
- a CDS encoding DUF4335 domain-containing protein; protein product: MMQNKLSFHQSSVSLEIIGLPDYSNNENKDQISIISQWKLTIVDKPLIEGKIEHLGPIMDAFYIYSNLLIKNEIPIYESQLIDIKADNLNIHNIVLKSSKANVKPLVLKIGNSLLSDTINCFDQLNESPKVKIKKTDITTNIPRKLRFGLNKKVKFYNFFIPPFIAICSLILFSSSFIYFYSPFENIEEKELINPE